The following are encoded together in the Deinococcus aerolatus genome:
- a CDS encoding ParB/RepB/Spo0J family partition protein, with protein MTRKARPVIGSRLSGLVQGVDSLTQPAGTTLPLSQLQPGQFQPRSHFAPGALDELTRSVREQGVLQPLLVRPLGPERFEIVAGERRWRAAQQAGLSEVPVLIRTLSDTDARMAAAVENLQRENLNVIEEVRARLQVAAAVLDSPESEAVARMFALDRHPDQDPERVAGLDRAFGALGGETWRSFIRNRAAVLNLPGDVQSAVREGLDYRKALVIGRVANAEQRAKLITQAREGATVQGLREAIRPTPPADDNWKALARQLGDQKTLERLDARKRTQLEKLLRQVERLLSE; from the coding sequence GTGACCCGCAAAGCCCGTCCGGTGATTGGCTCGCGCCTGAGCGGGCTGGTGCAGGGGGTGGACTCGCTGACCCAGCCTGCCGGAACCACCCTGCCCCTGAGCCAGCTGCAGCCGGGTCAGTTCCAGCCGCGCAGCCACTTCGCGCCGGGGGCCCTGGACGAACTGACGCGCAGCGTCAGGGAGCAGGGCGTCTTGCAGCCTCTTCTGGTTCGTCCTCTGGGGCCGGAACGTTTCGAGATCGTGGCAGGCGAGCGGCGCTGGCGTGCGGCCCAGCAGGCGGGCCTGAGCGAGGTGCCGGTTCTGATCCGCACCCTGAGCGACACCGACGCCCGCATGGCCGCGGCGGTGGAGAACCTGCAGCGAGAGAACCTGAACGTGATTGAGGAGGTGCGGGCGCGGTTGCAGGTGGCTGCCGCCGTGCTGGACTCACCGGAAAGCGAAGCGGTGGCCCGCATGTTCGCTCTGGACCGTCACCCTGACCAGGATCCAGAGCGGGTAGCGGGCCTGGACAGGGCCTTCGGCGCGCTGGGCGGAGAAACCTGGCGCAGCTTTATCCGCAACCGCGCCGCCGTACTCAACCTGCCCGGCGACGTGCAGTCCGCTGTGCGTGAGGGCCTGGACTACCGCAAGGCGCTGGTGATCGGGCGGGTGGCAAACGCAGAGCAGCGTGCAAAGTTGATCACGCAGGCCCGCGAGGGTGCCACGGTTCAGGGGTTGCGCGAGGCAATCAGACCGACGCCGCCCGCCGACGACAACTGGAAGGCGCTGGCCCGGCAATTGGGCGACCAGAAGACCCTGGAGCGTCTGGACGCCCGCAAACGGACCCAGCTGGAAAAGCTGTTGCGGCAGGTGGAGCGTCTGTTGTCGGAATAG
- a CDS encoding mannitol dehydrogenase family protein, with protein sequence MTQLNLNNLDQLGPGVAVPEYDPRTLRTGIVHFGVGGFHRSHEAMYLNRVLNSGGQAEWAICGVGVLPGDARMRDILAAQDHLYTLVTKSPAGETETCVIGAIHEFLFAPDDPNRVIEKLADPATRIVSLTVTEGGYSLNNATGEFDATGADIAHDLQVGAVPRTVFGLMTEGLRRRRERGIPPFTVVSCDNIQGNGHVTQGVLSAFARLKDANLGDWIAHEVAFPNSMVDRITPMTTDRDRQELAAQSGIVDGWPVIGESFTQWVLEDRFTLGRPPLETVGVQLVADVEPYELMKLRLLNAAHQAMGYLGLLAGHTYVHEVCRRPVFVDFLLGYMGREGVPTLKPVPGIDLNVYQHELIERFASPAIQDTLARLIFDGSERIPKFLLPVVRDQLARDGEISHAALVVASWAAYLEAVNAGGPVPPLQDQRGPTLLEAVRRETAQPGAFLQLKEVFGELGDNPRFKAAYLAAREGLRRLGPVGAVEALIETSRSDDTAPSPAGHRS encoded by the coding sequence ATGACCCAGCTCAACTTGAACAACCTCGATCAACTCGGCCCTGGCGTGGCCGTACCCGAGTACGATCCGCGTACGCTCCGCACCGGCATCGTGCATTTCGGCGTCGGCGGCTTTCACCGCTCGCACGAGGCGATGTATCTGAACCGGGTGCTGAATTCCGGGGGCCAGGCCGAGTGGGCGATCTGCGGCGTGGGCGTACTGCCCGGCGACGCCCGGATGCGGGACATCCTTGCTGCGCAGGACCATCTCTACACCCTGGTCACCAAATCCCCGGCGGGCGAGACGGAGACTTGCGTGATCGGCGCAATTCACGAGTTTCTGTTTGCCCCGGACGATCCCAACCGGGTGATCGAGAAGCTGGCCGATCCTGCCACGCGCATCGTGTCGCTGACCGTGACTGAGGGCGGCTATAGCCTGAACAACGCGACGGGCGAGTTCGATGCGACGGGCGCTGACATCGCCCACGATCTGCAAGTGGGCGCCGTGCCCCGAACAGTGTTCGGCCTGATGACCGAGGGTCTGCGCCGCCGCCGTGAACGCGGAATTCCGCCGTTTACCGTTGTGTCCTGCGACAATATCCAGGGCAACGGCCACGTGACGCAGGGTGTACTGTCGGCCTTCGCACGCCTCAAGGACGCCAATCTGGGCGACTGGATTGCCCATGAAGTCGCCTTTCCCAACTCGATGGTGGACCGCATCACACCCATGACCACCGACCGGGACCGGCAGGAACTGGCCGCGCAGTCCGGCATCGTCGACGGTTGGCCGGTGATCGGCGAGAGTTTCACGCAGTGGGTTCTGGAAGACCGGTTCACGCTGGGACGGCCCCCGCTGGAGACGGTGGGCGTGCAACTGGTGGCCGATGTGGAACCCTACGAGCTGATGAAGTTGCGGCTTCTGAACGCTGCGCATCAGGCGATGGGCTACCTGGGCCTGCTGGCCGGGCATACCTACGTTCACGAGGTCTGCCGCCGGCCCGTTTTCGTGGATTTTTTGCTGGGTTACATGGGCCGTGAAGGCGTGCCGACGTTGAAGCCCGTGCCCGGTATAGACCTGAACGTCTACCAGCACGAATTGATCGAGCGTTTCGCCAGCCCGGCCATTCAGGACACCCTGGCCCGCCTGATCTTTGACGGCTCCGAGCGCATTCCCAAGTTCCTGCTGCCGGTGGTCCGCGATCAACTGGCGCGGGACGGCGAGATCAGTCACGCCGCGCTGGTGGTGGCCTCGTGGGCGGCATATCTGGAGGCGGTGAATGCGGGCGGCCCGGTCCCGCCGCTCCAGGATCAGCGCGGTCCGACACTTCTAGAGGCTGTGCGCCGCGAGACTGCCCAGCCCGGTGCGTTCCTGCAACTCAAGGAAGTGTTCGGTGAGCTGGGTGACAACCCACGTTTCAAGGCCGCGTATCTGGCGGCCCGCGAAGGCCTGCGCCGCCTCGGCCCTGTCGGCGCAGTGGAGGCGTTGATAGAAACGTCTCGCTCAGATGACACGGCGCCGTCTCCTGCTGGACACCGTTCTTGA
- a CDS encoding NAD(P)-dependent alcohol dehydrogenase produces the protein MTFIDHPPTSPETQLSRTSVLHGIRNLKWETREVPAPGPREVRVRVRRIGVCGSDVHYYTHGRIGPFVVEAPLVLGHEVMGVVDALGEGVTSLAVGDRVALEPGYPCRRCVYCKGGEYNLCPHMTFMATPPVNGALGEYVVWPDDFAFKLPASISDDAGALLEPLAVGIWAARKGNVGPGESVAVFGAGPIGCTTIQAAKAAGATTIVAVDLEDFRLEVARRVGATHTINARNQDVLAVIHELTRSDLPLTHAGVDVAFETAGSLPTTRMTLAAPRPGGRAVLVGLPPDPEVSLDIVSAASREVTLRGVFRYANCYPAAIGLVASGAVDLDALVTHRFPFDQTPEAFEFVDREKRSSMKVMIDVG, from the coding sequence ATGACTTTCATTGACCATCCCCCCACCAGCCCGGAAACGCAGCTTTCCCGGACCAGCGTGTTGCATGGCATCCGTAATTTAAAATGGGAAACTCGCGAGGTGCCCGCCCCCGGCCCCCGTGAGGTACGCGTACGCGTGCGGCGCATCGGCGTGTGCGGCAGCGACGTGCATTACTACACCCACGGGCGCATCGGTCCTTTCGTGGTAGAGGCTCCGCTGGTGCTGGGCCACGAGGTCATGGGCGTCGTGGACGCGTTGGGCGAGGGCGTGACCAGTCTGGCGGTGGGAGACCGGGTGGCGCTGGAGCCGGGCTACCCCTGCCGCCGCTGCGTGTACTGCAAGGGCGGTGAATACAACCTGTGCCCGCACATGACCTTCATGGCCACGCCACCGGTCAACGGCGCGCTGGGCGAGTACGTGGTGTGGCCGGATGACTTCGCCTTCAAGCTGCCCGCCAGCATCAGTGACGATGCGGGGGCGTTGCTGGAACCGCTGGCGGTGGGCATCTGGGCAGCCCGTAAGGGCAATGTAGGGCCTGGGGAAAGTGTGGCTGTGTTCGGCGCGGGGCCGATTGGCTGCACCACCATTCAGGCGGCGAAGGCGGCAGGGGCCACCACCATCGTCGCCGTCGATCTGGAAGACTTCCGGCTGGAAGTGGCGCGCAGGGTGGGGGCCACGCACACCATCAATGCCCGCAACCAGGACGTGCTGGCCGTGATCCACGAACTGACGCGGAGTGACCTGCCGCTGACCCACGCGGGGGTGGACGTGGCCTTTGAGACGGCAGGCAGCCTGCCGACCACGCGCATGACCCTGGCCGCGCCGAGGCCTGGCGGCCGGGCGGTGCTGGTGGGCCTGCCACCGGACCCGGAGGTCAGCCTGGACATCGTGTCGGCCGCCAGCCGCGAGGTCACCCTGCGCGGCGTGTTCCGTTATGCCAACTGCTACCCGGCGGCCATCGGACTGGTGGCCAGCGGCGCAGTTGATCTGGACGCGCTGGTCACCCACCGCTTCCCATTTGATCAGACGCCTGAAGCGTTCGAGTTTGTGGATCGGGAAAAGCGGAGCAGCATGAAAGTGATGATTGACGTGGGCTAA
- a CDS encoding HAD family hydrolase, protein MIVAFVNPQSTLLGVDPTAEQERTAAGLSALLQQAELIPVTGMDEAELLSVPAAFTSWQILRHGAVVIGPDGMEDVPWRRLTLETQQLRADGLQLAFQAATHISQLAQLELDVTLTQHSGLPLMVELKHPYGLELALVQAERELREWLDGGPFQADLRVLKQADTLTLLPRELTPESAVNYVLGQLPPEVTLVLGVSAHEGDGAYLALCDYAVLPGDSAWLRRPTPEEDE, encoded by the coding sequence ATGATCGTCGCCTTTGTCAATCCCCAGTCCACCCTGCTCGGCGTGGACCCCACCGCCGAGCAGGAGCGCACGGCCGCCGGCCTCTCTGCACTGCTGCAGCAGGCCGAACTGATTCCCGTAACCGGCATGGACGAGGCCGAGCTGCTGTCGGTTCCGGCTGCCTTCACGTCCTGGCAGATTTTGCGGCACGGCGCGGTGGTGATCGGTCCTGACGGCATGGAAGACGTCCCGTGGCGACGCCTGACCCTGGAAACACAGCAACTGCGGGCAGACGGGCTGCAGCTGGCTTTTCAGGCCGCCACACATATCAGCCAGCTGGCGCAGCTGGAACTGGACGTCACGCTGACCCAGCATTCCGGGCTGCCCCTGATGGTGGAACTCAAACACCCCTACGGGCTGGAGCTGGCGCTGGTTCAGGCCGAACGCGAGCTGCGCGAATGGCTGGATGGCGGCCCGTTTCAGGCCGATCTGCGTGTGCTGAAGCAGGCAGACACCCTGACCCTGCTGCCGCGTGAACTTACCCCCGAGAGCGCGGTGAATTACGTGCTGGGTCAGCTGCCACCCGAGGTGACCCTGGTTCTGGGAGTCAGCGCGCACGAGGGAGACGGCGCGTACCTGGCCCTGTGCGACTACGCCGTGTTGCCGGGGGACAGCGCGTGGCTGAGACGGCCCACGCCGGAAGAGGACGAGTAA
- a CDS encoding family 1 glycosylhydrolase — MSRGFLEIVKDQLGDGNYSGDEFGGAAGSSGRGLPTGQAGNFMFATGIECSYPTIEHGRVRRDQLEEGHHYGRWQEDLHLVKDLGLKYLRYGLPYYRVHQGPGKYDWEFADQVMAEMRRLDITPILDLMHFGVPDWLGNYQNPELPVHFAEYAEAVAMRYPWVRYYTPVNEMYVTAKASAQDGLWNEQLKSDRGFVTALKHGVAANILACQSIARVRSDAIIVQAESAEYMHDASPEPRREISMQNHLRFLSLDLNYAVAPDAEVLLYLMDNGLSREEYEWFMAGEPPGHQIMGSDYYGHNEKIIKPDGEMIFGEDVFGWYQIVKGYHQRYMKPVFHSETNVADLELAPTWLWKQWMNVMRLRQEGTPVVGFTWYSLTDQIDWDIELAEKRGTVNTNGLYTLDRKPNPVAHAYRELLENFGQITVSPNTELFEITDQPARLKVEV; from the coding sequence ATGAGCAGGGGTTTTCTGGAGATCGTCAAGGACCAGCTGGGCGACGGCAACTACAGCGGCGACGAGTTCGGCGGCGCAGCGGGCAGCAGCGGCAGGGGCCTGCCTACCGGACAGGCCGGCAACTTCATGTTCGCCACCGGCATCGAGTGTTCGTATCCCACCATCGAACACGGCAGGGTTCGCCGCGATCAGCTGGAAGAAGGCCATCACTACGGGCGCTGGCAGGAGGACCTGCATCTGGTCAAGGACCTGGGGCTTAAATACCTGCGCTACGGTCTCCCCTATTACCGTGTTCACCAGGGACCCGGCAAGTACGACTGGGAGTTTGCCGACCAGGTGATGGCCGAGATGCGCCGTCTGGACATCACGCCGATTCTCGACCTGATGCATTTCGGGGTACCGGACTGGCTGGGCAACTACCAGAACCCGGAATTGCCGGTCCATTTTGCCGAGTACGCCGAGGCGGTGGCGATGCGCTATCCCTGGGTGCGCTACTACACGCCCGTCAACGAGATGTACGTCACTGCCAAGGCCAGCGCCCAGGACGGCCTGTGGAACGAGCAGCTCAAGTCCGACCGGGGTTTTGTAACCGCCCTCAAGCACGGCGTGGCCGCCAACATTCTGGCCTGCCAGTCGATTGCGCGCGTGCGCTCCGACGCGATTATCGTGCAGGCCGAGAGCGCAGAGTACATGCATGACGCCAGCCCGGAGCCCCGCCGCGAGATCTCGATGCAGAACCACCTGCGGTTTCTGTCACTGGACCTGAACTACGCCGTGGCACCCGATGCGGAAGTCTTGCTGTACCTGATGGACAACGGTCTATCCCGCGAGGAGTACGAGTGGTTCATGGCCGGGGAGCCGCCGGGTCATCAGATCATGGGCAGCGACTATTACGGTCACAACGAAAAGATCATCAAACCCGACGGTGAGATGATCTTCGGCGAGGACGTGTTTGGCTGGTACCAGATCGTCAAGGGCTACCACCAGCGCTACATGAAGCCGGTGTTTCACAGCGAGACCAACGTCGCTGATCTTGAGCTGGCCCCCACTTGGTTGTGGAAGCAGTGGATGAATGTGATGCGGCTGCGTCAGGAGGGAACGCCTGTCGTTGGCTTCACGTGGTACAGCCTGACCGATCAGATCGACTGGGACATTGAGCTGGCCGAGAAGAGGGGCACGGTCAACACCAATGGTCTGTACACCCTGGACCGCAAGCCCAATCCAGTGGCCCACGCCTACCGCGAGCTGCTGGAGAACTTCGGCCAGATTACGGTGTCCCCGAACACCGAGCTGTTTGAAATCACGGATCAGCCGGCGAGGCTGAAGGTTGAAGTGTAG
- the hpaI gene encoding 4-hydroxy-2-oxoheptanedioate aldolase, producing MAENTFKAALARGETLCGLWLALADPYSAEVCAGAGFDWLLIDGEHAPNDLRSTLASLQALAAYPVVPLVRPPVGDTVGIKRLLDIGARNILIPMVETPEQARELVAATRYPPRGVRGVGAALARASGFGRDAAYLSHADDGVCLLLQIESVAGLAALDEIAAVDGVDGVFIGPADLAASFGQLGQPGHADVQQAIQDAARRIRAAGKAAGILSTDEAQARVYLDWGYTFVAVGTDVTLLARATSGLAARFRTD from the coding sequence ATGGCTGAGAATACCTTTAAGGCGGCCCTGGCCCGCGGTGAAACGCTGTGCGGCCTGTGGCTGGCGCTGGCCGATCCCTACAGCGCCGAGGTCTGCGCCGGGGCGGGCTTCGACTGGCTGCTGATCGACGGCGAACATGCGCCCAACGATCTGCGCAGCACCCTGGCCAGCTTGCAGGCGCTGGCCGCGTACCCGGTGGTTCCCCTGGTGCGCCCGCCAGTGGGTGACACGGTGGGGATCAAGCGGCTCTTGGACATCGGTGCGCGCAACATCCTGATTCCGATGGTCGAAACGCCCGAGCAGGCGCGCGAACTGGTGGCCGCCACCCGTTACCCGCCGCGCGGCGTCAGGGGCGTGGGGGCAGCCCTGGCGCGGGCCAGCGGCTTTGGGCGCGACGCGGCGTACCTCAGTCACGCCGATGACGGCGTCTGCCTGCTGCTGCAGATCGAGTCGGTGGCCGGACTGGCGGCGCTCGACGAGATCGCAGCGGTGGACGGGGTGGACGGCGTGTTCATCGGCCCGGCAGATCTGGCGGCGTCGTTCGGGCAGCTGGGCCAGCCGGGCCACGCCGATGTTCAGCAGGCCATTCAGGACGCTGCGCGACGCATCCGGGCGGCAGGCAAGGCTGCGGGCATTCTGTCCACCGACGAGGCCCAGGCCCGGGTGTATCTGGACTGGGGCTACACCTTCGTTGCAGTGGGCACCGACGTGACCCTGCTTGCACGCGCCACATCAGGGCTGGCGGCGCGCTTCAGGACTGATTGA
- a CDS encoding ParA family protein produces MRTLTLFNHAGGVMKSSLTRDVGYTLAHSGLRVLLVDLDPQANLTDWLGVSGVTQAQTIYSTATRGDPLPAPAEVHGLHLIPSDVSLALAEGQMMGVVGAHLHLRQALAAQADRYDVVLIDSPPSLGQLSILGALAADHLIVPVPTRQKGMNALAGLSEAMATYRKLRPDLTVALYVPTLYDSRRSHDREAYAALQGLLSPIASPIADRGAVWNDSSSAGQPVGVYAPGSPVHRDVLRVTGEIARAVGLQVEIAGLTLGDATPVRGEA; encoded by the coding sequence ATGCGGACATTGACACTCTTTAACCACGCCGGAGGGGTCATGAAGTCCAGCTTGACCCGCGATGTGGGCTATACGCTGGCACACTCGGGGTTGCGTGTGCTGCTCGTGGACCTCGATCCGCAGGCCAACCTGACCGACTGGCTGGGCGTCAGCGGCGTGACCCAGGCCCAGACCATCTACAGCACGGCTACGCGCGGCGACCCACTGCCTGCGCCGGCCGAGGTCCACGGCCTGCATCTGATTCCCAGCGACGTGTCGCTGGCCCTGGCCGAGGGGCAGATGATGGGGGTGGTGGGCGCGCACCTGCACCTGCGTCAGGCGCTCGCGGCCCAGGCGGATCGCTACGACGTGGTGTTGATCGACAGTCCGCCCAGCCTGGGTCAGCTGTCGATTCTGGGGGCGCTGGCCGCTGACCACCTGATTGTGCCGGTGCCGACCCGCCAGAAAGGCATGAACGCGCTGGCGGGGCTGTCCGAGGCAATGGCCACCTACCGCAAGCTGCGTCCAGACCTGACCGTGGCGCTGTACGTGCCCACCCTTTACGACTCGCGCCGCTCCCATGACCGCGAGGCGTACGCGGCGCTGCAGGGCCTGCTCTCCCCCATCGCCAGCCCCATCGCAGACCGGGGCGCTGTGTGGAACGACAGTTCCAGCGCGGGGCAACCGGTCGGGGTGTATGCCCCTGGATCACCAGTGCACCGTGACGTCCTGAGGGTCACGGGCGAGATCGCGCGGGCTGTGGGCCTGCAGGTGGAGATTGCTGGCCTGACTCTGGGCGATGCCACACCCGTTCGGGGTGAGGCGTGA
- the hpaH gene encoding 2-oxo-hept-4-ene-1,7-dioate hydratase: protein MIPTAALAGLAGELQAAEASGIQIAPLSERYPGMTFADAYAVQRAWVELKLEAGGRVRGHKIGLTSRAMQLASQITEPDYGTLLASMFYEPNGDIPLSDFVAPKVEVELAFLLRTDLKGPEVTVFDVLRATEYVTPAAEIIDARIQRTSAQTGKPRRVFDTISDNAANAGVIVGGSAVKPDAIDLRWAAALCIRNGVIEETGVAAGVLGHPAQGIAWLANRLAPHGEHLKAGELVLAGSFTRPVDIASGDVFTFDYGPLGTFSCRFAGQARGAAHG, encoded by the coding sequence GTGATTCCCACAGCAGCTCTCGCCGGGCTGGCCGGCGAACTGCAGGCGGCTGAAGCCAGCGGCATTCAGATCGCTCCCCTTTCCGAACGCTATCCGGGCATGACCTTTGCAGACGCCTACGCGGTGCAGCGGGCCTGGGTGGAGCTCAAACTGGAGGCCGGTGGGCGGGTGCGTGGCCACAAGATCGGGCTGACGTCGCGGGCCATGCAGCTGGCCTCGCAGATCACCGAACCCGATTACGGCACCCTGCTGGCCAGCATGTTCTACGAGCCCAACGGCGACATTCCGCTGTCGGACTTCGTGGCGCCGAAGGTGGAGGTGGAACTGGCCTTCCTGCTCAGGACGGACCTGAAAGGACCGGAGGTGACCGTGTTCGACGTGCTGCGCGCCACCGAGTACGTGACCCCGGCCGCCGAGATTATCGACGCACGCATCCAGCGGACCAGTGCCCAGACCGGTAAGCCGCGCCGGGTGTTCGACACCATCAGCGACAACGCCGCCAATGCCGGGGTGATTGTGGGAGGCAGCGCCGTGAAACCTGACGCCATTGACCTGCGCTGGGCGGCGGCGCTGTGCATCCGCAACGGTGTAATCGAGGAAACCGGGGTGGCGGCGGGCGTGCTGGGTCATCCGGCACAGGGCATTGCGTGGCTGGCCAACCGGCTGGCCCCGCACGGCGAACATCTGAAGGCCGGAGAGCTGGTGCTGGCCGGCTCGTTTACCCGCCCGGTGGACATCGCTTCCGGCGACGTGTTTACTTTCGACTACGGGCCGCTGGGCACATTCTCGTGCCGGTTCGCCGGACAGGCGCGGGGGGCGGCCCATGGCTGA
- a CDS encoding SDR family oxidoreductase, translating to MPNRPTSEDFKNAETLPYPAKQSEMGIQPQSDLKQYRAADKLRGKVALVTGADSGIGRAVALAFALEGAQVAILYNENDGDAQTTGQMVEDRGGQCLVIKADVRQKAACLDAVNQTVDQYGSLNVLVNNAAFQATQDSILDISEEQLRRTLETNLFGYVFMIQAALPHLKEGDAIINTGSIVGETGNPILVDYTASKGGIHALTKSLALQFGKLGNGVRVNAVVPGPVWTPNIPGTMPLEEVQKFGHEVALGRPGQPEELAPAYVYLACQDSSFVTGSLLHVTGGKLSSDS from the coding sequence ATGCCCAACCGACCCACGTCCGAAGATTTCAAGAACGCCGAAACCCTGCCCTACCCGGCCAAGCAGTCCGAGATGGGGATCCAGCCGCAGAGTGACCTGAAGCAGTACCGGGCCGCGGACAAACTCAGAGGCAAGGTTGCGCTGGTGACTGGGGCTGATTCCGGCATTGGGCGGGCGGTGGCGCTGGCCTTTGCGCTGGAAGGTGCGCAGGTGGCCATCCTGTACAACGAGAACGATGGCGACGCGCAGACCACCGGACAGATGGTGGAAGATCGCGGGGGCCAGTGTCTGGTCATTAAAGCCGATGTGCGCCAGAAGGCCGCCTGCCTGGACGCCGTAAATCAGACGGTGGACCAGTACGGCAGCCTGAATGTCTTGGTGAACAACGCCGCCTTCCAGGCGACGCAGGACAGCATTCTGGACATCAGCGAGGAGCAACTGCGACGCACGCTGGAGACCAACCTTTTCGGGTATGTGTTCATGATTCAGGCTGCGTTGCCGCATCTGAAAGAGGGCGACGCGATCATCAACACCGGATCGATTGTCGGTGAGACGGGCAATCCGATCCTGGTGGACTACACGGCGTCCAAGGGCGGGATCCACGCACTGACCAAGTCGCTGGCCCTGCAGTTTGGCAAACTGGGCAACGGCGTGCGCGTCAACGCGGTGGTGCCCGGACCAGTCTGGACCCCCAACATTCCCGGCACCATGCCGCTTGAAGAGGTCCAGAAGTTCGGCCATGAGGTGGCGCTGGGCCGCCCTGGACAGCCGGAAGAGCTGGCCCCGGCCTACGTTTACCTGGCCTGCCAGGACAGTTCCTTTGTGACCGGCTCGCTGCTGCACGTCACTGGTGGCAAGCTGTCGAGCGACTCGTGA
- a CDS encoding nucleoside/nucleotide kinase family protein — protein MTAPPPHPHLASPETVRATLAELLARARATTVHGERRILGIVGAPGAGKSTLCAALAEELGAGAALVGMDGFHLANAELDRLGRRDRKGAPDTFDAGGYAALLERLRAEKDQTVYAPTFDRHLEASIGSAIAVPAGTPLILTEGNYLLLNDGAWGRVRPVLDAVWFLDLPDSVRLSRLHARHVAFGKAPDEAASWVETVDGPNAALIHATRARADLIVQLVE, from the coding sequence ATGACTGCCCCACCTCCCCATCCACACCTGGCCTCTCCCGAAACCGTTCGGGCGACTCTGGCCGAGTTGCTGGCGCGGGCGCGGGCCACCACCGTCCACGGTGAGCGGCGCATTCTGGGCATCGTGGGCGCACCGGGGGCGGGCAAGTCCACCCTCTGCGCGGCGCTGGCTGAAGAATTGGGAGCTGGGGCGGCGCTGGTGGGCATGGACGGCTTTCATCTGGCGAACGCGGAATTGGACCGATTGGGCCGCCGTGACCGCAAGGGCGCACCGGATACCTTCGACGCGGGCGGCTATGCGGCGCTGCTTGAACGGCTACGCGCGGAAAAGGACCAGACGGTGTACGCTCCCACCTTTGACCGCCACCTTGAAGCGTCCATTGGCAGCGCCATTGCTGTTCCCGCTGGGACGCCCCTGATTCTTACCGAGGGCAATTACCTGTTGCTGAACGATGGGGCGTGGGGCCGGGTCAGACCCGTGCTGGATGCGGTCTGGTTTCTGGACTTGCCCGACAGTGTGCGCCTCTCACGTCTGCATGCTCGTCACGTGGCTTTCGGCAAAGCTCCCGACGAGGCAGCCTCCTGGGTGGAGACGGTGGATGGGCCCAACGCCGCCCTCATTCACGCCACCCGCGCCCGTGCCGATCTGATCGTTCAATTGGTCGAATAA
- a CDS encoding sulfite oxidase — MSGSPALLPAAPVVRQAEPPNLEPPFHALDGRITPTEGVYVRSHFPAPELDEKRWRLRIGGLVHSQLELSFEELKSMPARTIAATMECAGNNRIYLSPRMPGVQWDLGAVGTPEWTGVPLRDVLERAGLRTNALEVVLEGADCGTLTDPGRTPGDIHYARSLPLDKALDDVVLAYAMNGQPLTRDHGFPLRAVVPGWYGMAAVKWLRTLHVTDSPYQGFFQTVDYSFWQKRDGLSPQMRPVTTMLVKAQIARPAPHATVTAGSIYEVTGAAWTGEGDVTRVEVSSDGGHTWADAELLDAPLAGVWRRWRFSWHAPEEPGTVILKARATDSAGRTQEEGHDAGRGGYMINFPLPVTVYVKGGRP; from the coding sequence ATGTCCGGTTCCCCAGCACTCCTTCCTGCTGCACCTGTGGTGCGGCAGGCCGAGCCGCCCAATCTCGAGCCGCCCTTTCACGCACTGGACGGGCGCATCACACCAACCGAGGGTGTCTATGTCCGCAGCCATTTTCCCGCACCTGAACTGGACGAAAAGCGGTGGCGGCTCCGGATAGGCGGCCTGGTGCACTCACAGCTGGAACTCTCCTTTGAAGAGCTGAAATCCATGCCGGCCCGAACCATCGCCGCCACGATGGAATGTGCGGGTAACAACCGGATCTACCTGTCGCCCCGCATGCCCGGCGTGCAGTGGGACCTGGGGGCGGTGGGCACGCCCGAGTGGACCGGCGTGCCGCTGCGTGACGTGCTGGAGCGTGCAGGGCTGAGAACCAACGCGCTGGAGGTTGTCCTTGAGGGGGCCGACTGCGGCACCCTGACCGATCCGGGCCGCACCCCCGGCGACATCCACTACGCCCGCAGCCTGCCTCTGGACAAGGCACTGGACGACGTCGTGCTGGCCTACGCCATGAACGGACAGCCACTGACACGCGATCATGGGTTTCCGCTGCGCGCCGTGGTGCCGGGCTGGTACGGCATGGCGGCTGTCAAATGGCTGCGCACCCTGCACGTCACCGATTCCCCCTACCAGGGGTTCTTCCAGACCGTGGACTACTCGTTCTGGCAGAAAAGAGACGGGCTCTCGCCGCAGATGCGGCCGGTGACCACCATGCTGGTCAAGGCGCAGATTGCCCGGCCGGCCCCACACGCCACGGTGACGGCGGGAAGTATCTACGAGGTGACCGGCGCGGCCTGGACCGGCGAAGGTGACGTGACGCGGGTGGAGGTGAGCAGCGACGGCGGGCACACCTGGGCCGACGCCGAGCTGCTCGACGCCCCACTGGCCGGCGTGTGGCGGCGCTGGCGGTTCAGTTGGCACGCGCCCGAGGAGCCCGGCACGGTCATCCTGAAAGCCCGTGCCACCGATTCGGCGGGCCGCACGCAGGAGGAAGGCCACGACGCTGGACGCGGAGGTTACATGATCAATTTTCCATTGCCGGTTACGGTGTATGTCAAGGGTGGCCGGCCGTGA